A genome region from Gemmatimonas sp. UBA7669 includes the following:
- a CDS encoding FeoB-associated Cys-rich membrane protein: MSVDTLVVFGIVAAAVAFTARRAWKALRPARKTGCGSDCGCGH; this comes from the coding sequence ATGTCAGTCGATACGCTGGTGGTGTTCGGCATCGTGGCGGCGGCCGTGGCGTTTACGGCGCGACGGGCATGGAAGGCGCTGCGGCCGGCGCGCAAGACCGGTTGCGGGTCGGACTGCGGGTGCGGGCATTAA
- a CDS encoding HAD family hydrolase, translating into MKLVLFDIDGTLLRTDGAGRRSMERALLTVFGTTGSPDYRYDGKTDRQITREQMRAAGFTDATIDARMDDVFDLYLAQLTRELDHNPAQAERLAGVPSLLERLRAHEGVTLGLLTGNIEPGAQRKLAAVDIAWEQFRANAFGSDHEERSALPAVAQQRANTLLGRNIDGSQLVIIGDTPADIHCGRSLGVRAIGVATGRFSTHDLSQHAPYAVLESLADTDAALDAILA; encoded by the coding sequence ATGAAGCTCGTTCTGTTCGATATCGATGGGACCTTGCTGCGCACCGACGGCGCCGGACGCCGCTCCATGGAGCGTGCGCTGCTGACCGTGTTCGGCACCACCGGCAGCCCGGACTATCGCTACGATGGCAAGACGGACCGGCAGATCACCCGCGAGCAGATGCGTGCCGCCGGCTTCACGGATGCCACCATCGATGCGCGCATGGACGATGTGTTCGATCTCTATCTCGCGCAGCTCACGCGTGAGCTCGACCACAACCCGGCCCAGGCTGAACGACTGGCCGGTGTGCCGTCACTGCTGGAACGGCTGCGCGCGCACGAAGGCGTAACCCTGGGACTGCTGACCGGCAACATCGAGCCGGGCGCACAGCGCAAGCTCGCAGCGGTGGACATTGCCTGGGAGCAGTTCCGCGCCAACGCCTTTGGCAGCGACCACGAAGAGCGCAGCGCACTGCCCGCCGTGGCGCAGCAGCGCGCCAACACCTTGCTTGGGCGCAACATCGACGGTTCGCAGCTGGTGATCATTGGTGACACGCCAGCGGACATTCACTGCGGCCGCAGCCTCGGCGTGCGCGCCATTGGCGTGGCCACCGGTCGGTTCAGCACCCACGATCTTTCGCAGCATGCGCCATATGCGGTGCTCGAGTCGCTGGCCGATACCGACGCGGCGCTCGACGCGATTCTCGCCTGA
- a CDS encoding SH3 domain-containing C40 family peptidase has product MSRQTVKSALAPLFGEPRVSSALTSQLLAGEVLAVLEQRGDWLHVRGPDAYEGWTHRGYLAPTQGDEAAWHVSLGCVVRRASGVQALPLGARFAAECEVVSGEWLPIDALPEHFPANVEAVVNTARRFFTGTSYCWAGSTPWGVDCSGLVQRCYALHGVALPRDAWQQAEATQCASVDLHAPHAAGDLLFFSDREDRRITHVGLATGDGGMVHSALRRGGVVEERPDYLAAEYVGAGNRQLR; this is encoded by the coding sequence ATGTCCCGTCAGACCGTAAAATCCGCTCTCGCCCCCCTGTTCGGCGAGCCCCGCGTTTCCTCCGCGCTCACCTCGCAGTTGCTGGCGGGTGAGGTGCTTGCCGTGCTCGAGCAGCGCGGCGACTGGCTGCACGTGCGTGGCCCCGATGCCTACGAGGGATGGACGCATCGTGGCTATCTCGCGCCAACGCAAGGTGATGAGGCGGCGTGGCATGTCTCCCTCGGCTGCGTGGTCCGCCGCGCCTCGGGTGTGCAGGCGTTGCCGCTCGGCGCCCGCTTCGCTGCGGAGTGCGAGGTGGTGTCTGGTGAGTGGCTGCCAATTGATGCGCTGCCCGAGCACTTCCCCGCAAACGTTGAGGCGGTGGTGAACACGGCGCGCCGCTTCTTCACGGGTACCAGCTACTGCTGGGCCGGCAGCACGCCGTGGGGCGTGGACTGCTCGGGCCTGGTGCAGCGCTGCTATGCCCTGCATGGTGTGGCCCTGCCTCGCGATGCGTGGCAGCAGGCGGAGGCGACGCAGTGTGCGTCGGTGGATCTGCACGCCCCGCATGCGGCCGGCGACTTGCTCTTCTTCTCCGATCGCGAGGATCGGCGCATCACCCACGTAGGCCTGGCGACCGGCGACGGCGGCATGGTGCACAGTGCGCTGCGGCGCGGCGGCGTGGTGGAGGAGCGGCCGGACTACTTGGCGGCCGAGTATGTTGGGGCGGGGAACCGCCAACTGCGATAG
- a CDS encoding DMT family transporter yields MSLATSPPRTAAASDTATDAVTALAARPAFGATDLGLVLMAVIWGVNYSVVKAGLAVMSPLAFNGARVTLAAAVLFAVATTVRDRAWPTKRDTWKLLGLGLMGNGIYQLLFIFGMAHTRAGVAALIVAAGPAWIAIVSRLLGRERLPLVGWSGIALQLVGVGCVVGSTRGFAGGGTVMLGAALIAMGSITWAVFSVLLQPYTQRAHPLHLSALTMASGALLIGAVAVPDLLRLDWTTLDWKAWGAVVYAGVGALVIAYLLFYRGVRVLGPTRTAMYGNLQPIIALAVAALLLHERPTGWQLLGAACIMGGLLVSRRAHRTPDLRPRTTS; encoded by the coding sequence ATGTCTCTGGCCACGTCCCCACCGCGCACCGCCGCCGCATCGGATACCGCAACGGATGCCGTTACGGCACTCGCCGCGCGCCCCGCCTTCGGGGCTACCGACCTCGGGCTGGTGCTCATGGCGGTCATCTGGGGCGTCAACTACTCCGTGGTCAAGGCTGGCCTCGCGGTCATGTCGCCGCTGGCCTTCAACGGCGCCCGCGTGACCCTCGCCGCGGCGGTGCTCTTTGCGGTGGCCACCACCGTGCGCGATCGCGCCTGGCCCACGAAGCGTGATACCTGGAAGCTTCTGGGGCTCGGGCTCATGGGCAACGGCATCTATCAGCTGCTGTTCATCTTCGGCATGGCCCACACACGGGCCGGCGTGGCCGCACTCATCGTGGCCGCGGGTCCGGCGTGGATTGCCATCGTATCACGTCTCCTTGGACGCGAGCGTCTGCCGCTGGTTGGTTGGTCCGGCATTGCCTTGCAACTCGTGGGTGTGGGCTGCGTGGTGGGCAGCACGCGCGGCTTCGCAGGTGGCGGCACGGTCATGCTGGGCGCCGCGCTCATCGCCATGGGGAGCATCACCTGGGCCGTGTTCAGCGTGCTGCTGCAGCCTTACACGCAGCGCGCTCACCCGCTGCACCTCTCGGCACTCACCATGGCCAGTGGGGCGCTGCTCATTGGTGCCGTGGCCGTGCCCGACCTGCTGCGTCTGGACTGGACGACGCTCGACTGGAAGGCCTGGGGCGCTGTGGTGTATGCCGGGGTGGGCGCGCTCGTCATTGCCTATCTGCTGTTCTATCGCGGTGTGCGGGTCCTCGGCCCCACACGCACGGCCATGTACGGCAACCTGCAGCCCATCATTGCTCTCGCGGTAGCCGCTCTGCTGCTGCATGAACGCCCCACCGGCTGGCAGTTGCTGGGTGCGGCCTGCATCATGGGTGGGTTGCTCGTGTCCCGTCGTGCGCATCGCACGCCGGATCTTCGTCCTCGCACCACATCATGA
- the feoB gene encoding ferrous iron transport protein B encodes MTAPTAESASGATAPLPPSGTLRVAIIGNPNTGKTTLFNALTGLRQRVGNFAGVTVERVEGAFKGPGGQRVAVLDLPGSYSLSAGSPDEQIALDVLLQRDADRWRPDVVLVVIDASHLERNLFLAGQVIELGVPVVVALNQIDVATAQGINIDVPELSHELGVQVIPTVAKRGEGLDPLKSALVRAGTLPLPERRFRLPADVQRALTPVEQCLLREGLHPSAAGMEALRLLGVQRTEPHLAQVPDLRDEVVAAMEKLRGAGYTPARLESEIRYAWIADVVGRTVTRSAQDSVSFSDRVDRVVLHRVWGPLIFLLLMAVVFQAVFTWAAPLMDGIEVLIGALGGAVAERIPEGDLRSLVEGGLFGGVGSVLVFLPQIAILFAFITLLEHSGYMARAAFLMDRVMRRVGLHGKSFIPMLSGYACAVPGVMATRTIEDPKDRLATIMVVPLMSCSARLPVYTLLIGAFVPTTALLPGLTMQGATMLGMYLLGTVTALVVAAIFKRTLLKGPVRPMILELPPYRWPSVWSLLVSVWQRCALFLRRAGTVILALSIVLWAMATYPKASVDASLPEEMQAEQQLEYSLLGRVGKAIEPAVRPLGYDWKIGVSIAASFAAREVFVSTMGTIYGVGGENEAALSEKLRAEVDPNTGQRRYTPLVAIGLMVFYVYALMCISTVAVTVREAGGGAVGWRWAGIQFVYMLALAWVAAWLVYAGGRALGFGG; translated from the coding sequence ATGACCGCTCCAACCGCCGAGTCTGCTTCGGGCGCCACTGCGCCCCTGCCGCCAAGCGGCACGTTGCGGGTCGCCATCATCGGCAACCCCAACACCGGCAAGACCACGCTCTTCAACGCGCTCACCGGTCTGCGCCAGCGCGTGGGCAATTTTGCCGGCGTCACCGTCGAGCGCGTGGAAGGCGCCTTCAAGGGCCCCGGCGGTCAGCGTGTGGCCGTGCTCGATCTGCCCGGCAGCTATTCGCTGTCTGCCGGCTCGCCCGACGAACAGATCGCACTCGACGTGCTGTTGCAGCGTGACGCCGATCGTTGGCGCCCAGACGTCGTGCTGGTTGTGATCGACGCTTCGCACCTCGAGCGCAATCTCTTCCTGGCGGGCCAGGTCATCGAACTCGGGGTGCCCGTCGTCGTAGCACTCAACCAGATCGATGTGGCGACGGCGCAGGGCATCAACATCGATGTGCCCGAGTTGTCGCACGAGTTGGGTGTGCAGGTCATTCCGACGGTGGCCAAGCGCGGTGAGGGGCTCGACCCACTCAAGTCGGCGCTGGTGCGCGCCGGCACGCTGCCGCTGCCCGAGCGGCGCTTCCGCTTGCCGGCCGATGTGCAGCGTGCACTCACACCCGTGGAACAGTGTCTGCTGCGTGAAGGCCTGCATCCCTCGGCCGCTGGCATGGAGGCGCTGCGTCTTCTGGGTGTGCAGCGCACCGAGCCGCATCTCGCGCAGGTGCCTGATCTGCGCGACGAAGTGGTGGCTGCCATGGAGAAGCTGCGCGGCGCCGGCTACACGCCCGCGCGTCTCGAAAGTGAAATCCGCTACGCGTGGATTGCCGATGTGGTGGGACGCACGGTCACGCGCTCGGCGCAGGACAGCGTGTCTTTCAGTGATCGGGTGGACCGGGTGGTGCTGCATCGCGTGTGGGGGCCGCTGATTTTTCTGCTGCTCATGGCCGTGGTGTTCCAGGCGGTCTTCACCTGGGCGGCGCCACTGATGGACGGCATCGAGGTGCTCATTGGCGCACTCGGTGGTGCGGTGGCTGAGCGCATACCCGAGGGCGACCTGCGCAGTCTGGTGGAAGGCGGCCTGTTTGGCGGCGTCGGGTCGGTGCTCGTCTTCCTGCCCCAGATCGCCATTCTCTTTGCGTTCATCACGTTGCTCGAGCACTCGGGCTACATGGCACGCGCCGCGTTCCTCATGGATCGTGTGATGCGCCGCGTGGGGCTGCACGGCAAGAGCTTCATTCCCATGCTCTCGGGTTATGCCTGCGCCGTGCCGGGTGTCATGGCCACCCGCACCATTGAGGACCCCAAGGACCGTCTCGCCACCATCATGGTGGTGCCGCTCATGAGCTGTTCGGCGCGCCTGCCGGTGTACACGCTGCTCATTGGCGCCTTCGTGCCCACCACAGCGCTGCTGCCCGGCCTTACCATGCAGGGCGCCACCATGCTGGGCATGTACCTCCTCGGCACGGTCACCGCGCTGGTGGTGGCGGCCATCTTCAAGCGCACGCTGCTCAAGGGCCCGGTGCGCCCCATGATTCTGGAGTTGCCGCCCTATCGCTGGCCGAGTGTGTGGTCGTTGCTGGTCTCGGTATGGCAGCGTTGTGCGCTCTTCCTGCGCCGCGCGGGCACGGTCATTCTCGCGCTGTCCATCGTGCTCTGGGCCATGGCCACCTATCCCAAGGCCAGCGTGGATGCGTCGCTGCCGGAGGAAATGCAGGCCGAGCAGCAGCTCGAGTACTCGCTGCTGGGTCGCGTGGGCAAGGCCATTGAACCCGCGGTGCGTCCGCTGGGGTATGACTGGAAGATCGGCGTGTCCATCGCGGCCAGCTTCGCGGCGCGCGAGGTGTTCGTGTCCACCATGGGCACCATCTACGGTGTCGGTGGGGAGAACGAAGCGGCACTGAGCGAGAAGTTGCGCGCCGAAGTGGACCCGAACACGGGGCAGCGTCGCTACACGCCGCTTGTCGCCATCGGGCTGATGGTGTTCTACGTGTACGCGCTCATGTGCATCAGCACGGTGGCGGTCACGGTACGTGAGGCAGGCGGTGGCGCGGTGGGATGGCGCTGGGCCGGCATCCAGTTCGTGTACATGCTGGCGCTGGCGTGGGTGGCCGCCTGGCTGGTGTACGCAGGCGGACGGGCACTCGGCTTCGGAGGATAG
- a CDS encoding DUF6941 family protein: MHVSFALFADAANLSQEGKLNILGIFDALHVTQFPALHPRATFVLRMKASTRDAGTHPMLLRWINPRGVELWHSEAQLDIGAPAPGQQEIDMPIIVQLDLPLDMLGEFTMRVSIDGREATVSSLHVRGTPPAPVVPAGPGQLPA, encoded by the coding sequence ATGCACGTATCCTTTGCGCTCTTCGCCGACGCCGCCAACCTCTCGCAGGAAGGCAAGCTCAATATCCTGGGCATCTTCGACGCCCTGCACGTGACGCAGTTTCCCGCGCTGCACCCGCGGGCGACGTTCGTGCTGCGCATGAAGGCCTCCACGCGCGACGCGGGCACGCACCCGATGCTGCTGCGCTGGATCAACCCGCGCGGCGTGGAGCTCTGGCACTCGGAGGCGCAGCTCGACATCGGCGCGCCCGCGCCAGGGCAGCAGGAGATCGACATGCCGATCATCGTGCAGCTCGACCTGCCGCTGGACATGCTGGGCGAGTTCACCATGCGCGTGTCCATCGATGGCCGCGAGGCGACGGTGTCGTCGCTGCATGTGCGCGGCACGCCGCCGGCGCCGGTGGTGCCGGCGGGACCGGGGCAGCTGCCGGCTTGA